A region of Candidatus Leptovillus gracilis DNA encodes the following proteins:
- a CDS encoding type II toxin-antitoxin system VapC family toxin: MILCDTNILIEFYKNNAQITAVLRAIGPENLAISAVTAAELYYGALNQQELRQIKAHLGLLNTYHITLPISNRFLTLMEAYVLSHKLSLPDALIAATALDHDVELYTLNRKDFRYIPELKLFSPTNQA; this comes from the coding sequence ATGATCCTGTGCGACACCAACATCCTCATCGAATTTTATAAAAACAATGCGCAGATTACGGCCGTTTTGCGCGCCATTGGTCCTGAAAATCTGGCTATTAGTGCTGTCACCGCCGCAGAACTGTACTATGGGGCGCTGAACCAACAAGAATTGCGCCAGATTAAAGCGCATCTCGGCTTACTAAACACCTACCACATAACCTTGCCAATCTCCAACAGGTTCCTGACGCTGATGGAAGCATATGTCCTCAGCCATAAATTGAGCCTGCCAGATGCACTCATTGCGGCAACAGCTTTGGACCATGACGTAGAACTGTACACTCTGAACCGCAAGGATTTCCGCTACATTCCTGAGTTAAAGCTCTTTTCGCCTACTAATCAGGCATAA